One window of the Pseudomonas lurida genome contains the following:
- a CDS encoding GlsB/YeaQ/YmgE family stress response membrane protein → MGIIGTIFIGLIVGLLARFLKPGDDSMGWIMTILLGIAGSLVATYGGQALGIYQAGQGAGFLGALIGAIVLLVIYGLLRKK, encoded by the coding sequence ATGGGTATCATCGGAACCATCTTTATCGGCTTGATCGTCGGTCTGCTCGCGCGTTTCCTCAAGCCCGGCGACGACAGCATGGGCTGGATCATGACCATCCTGCTGGGTATCGCAGGTTCCCTGGTGGCCACCTACGGTGGTCAGGCCTTGGGCATCTACCAGGCAGGTCAAGGCGCAGGTTTCCTCGGCGCGCTGATCGGCGCCATCGTGCTGTTGGTGATCTACGGTCTGCTGCGAAAAAAATGA